One Epinephelus moara isolate mb chromosome 20, YSFRI_EMoa_1.0, whole genome shotgun sequence genomic window carries:
- the LOC126407977 gene encoding protein mono-ADP-ribosyltransferase PARP6-like: METECQQWTDSQTDEDSDTEEILCGIHESCAADLTHHPQLDADIEAVRTLYSDSAVRIREYGSIDDVDVDLNINPNILDEEVAKAWRINPSEPIVIRLHFSLSQYLDGPAPSVEVFQRSNTDHFSFGKQLQNILTVFLSREWKHLTNENIVVRQKRRHSWFRPSGTIKRFRARLSIWLPPSKSSEVQEPNMKAKIISPAVKLNRFTNHTTSYTIKNPKGELFTYTPSGKRVVVSAVKSSAQLSTKQLLELLFSTQAIRHCKTTPSLQHGFLVQIMRYAEQRLPTLNEYCVVCDERHVFQNGPMLKPAVCTRELCVFSFYTLGVMSGATEEVATGAEVVDLLVAMCRAALQSSRKSIIFEPYPSVVDPCNPRSLAFSPKRKSYDRLQRALDNVLLIRRMAQGPYSEIKKQMDKIDPLAYPLLQWILSSNRSHIVKLPLHRQLKFMHTPHQFLLISSPPSKEARFQTARKLFGSTFAFHGSHIENWHSILRNGLINASYTKLQLHGAAYGKGIYLSPISSISFGYSEMGQGRHQMPTKEELIKKYNQINKVKQEQLGQARFLQNRNLNCIALCEVITSKDLQKHGNIWVCPIPDHVCTRFLFVYENGQVGDVHINTQEAWIRREILQVIASKTC, encoded by the exons ATG GAGACTGAGTGCCAGCAGTGGACAGACAGCCAAACTGATGAGGACAGTGACACCGAGGAGATCCTGTGTGGAATCCAT GAGAGCTGTGCTGCTGACCTGACTCACCACCCTCAGCTGGATGCCGACATAGAGGCAGTCAGGACTTTGTATTCAGACTCTGCAGTCAGGATCAG gGAGTATGGGTCAATCGATGATGTGGATGTTGACCTGAACATAAATCCCAACATATTGGAT GAGGAAGTGGCCAAGGCCTGGAGGATTAACCCATCAGAGCCCATCGTTATCCGTCTGcacttctctctgtctcagtaTCTTGATGGACCTG CACCTTCAGTTGAAGTCTTTCAGCGATCCAATACAGATCATTTCAGCTTTGGGAAACAGCTTCAGAA TATTCTTACAGTCTTCTTATCTCGGGAGTGGAAACACCTGACCAATGAGAACATTGTAGTCCGACAGAAGAGAAGACACAGCTGGTTCAGGCCAAGTGGAACCATCAAGAGATTTCGTGCAAGACTTAGTATCTGGCTCCCACCATCAAA GTCCAGTGAGGTCCAGGAACCCAACATGAAAGCAAAAATAATTTCACCAGCAGTGAAACTGAATCGTTTCACGAATCATACGACTTCCTACACCATCAAGAATCCCAAAGGAGAGCTCTTCACCTACACACCCAGTGGGAAG CGGGTGGTGGTGTCAGCAGTCAAGTCATCAGCACAGCTCAGTACCAAACAGCTGCTAGAGCTGCTTTTCTCCACCCAGGCCATCAGGCACTGTAAGACCACCCCAAGTCTGCAGCACGGCTTCTTGGTTCAg ATAATGAGGTATGCTGAGCAGAGACTCCCCACGCTGAACGAATACTGTGTTGTCTGTGATGAGCGACATGTGTTTCAGAATGGTCCTATGTTAAAG ccaGCAGTTTGCAccagagagctgtgtgtgttttccttttatACGTTAGGAGTTATGTCTGGTGCTACAGAGGAAGTTGCCACTGGTGCAGAG GTagttgacctgctggtggccaTGTGCAGAGCTGCTCTTCAGTCTTCACGCAAGAGCATCATATTTGAACCGTACCCTTCTGTTGTTGATCCATGCAACCCCAGATCCCTGGCCTTTAGTCCTAAG AGAAAGAGCTACGACAGGCTGCAGAGAGCGCTGGACAATGTCTTGTTAATCAGGAGGATGGCACAG GGTCCATACTCTGAAATAAAGAAGCAGATGGACAAGATAGACCCACTCGCTTATCCGTTACTACAATG GATTTTATCAAGCAACAGATCACACATTGTCAAGCTTCCGCTGCACAGG CAACTTAAGTTCATGCACACGCCCCATCAGTTCCTGTTGATCAGCAGCCCTCCATCCAAAGAAGCTCGTTTTCAAACCGCCAGGAAACTTTTTGGCAGCACCTTTGCTTTCCA TGGTTCCCACATTGAAAACTGGCACTCTATTCTGAGAAATGGCCTGATTAATGCATCTTATACAAAACTACAG cttCATGGAGCTGCATATGGGAAAGGCATCTATTTGAGTCCTATCTCAAGCATATCATTTGGATATTCTG AGATGGGTCAAGGGCGACACCAAATGCCCACCAAAGAAGAACTCATAAAGAAATACAACCAAATAAACAAAGTCAAACAG GAACAGCTGGGTCAAGCCAGATTTCTGCAAAACAGGAACCTAAACTGCATCGCTCTCTGTGAAG TTATAACTTCAAAGGAccttcaaaaacatgggaacatCTGGGTGTGTCCGATACCCGACCATGTGTGCACACGTTTCCTCTTTGT GTATGAGAACGGCCAGGTGGGAGATGTCCACATCAACACTCAGGAAGCCTGGATCCGCAGGGAAATTTTACAAGTAATTGCTTCAAAGACGTgctga
- the LOC126408009 gene encoding ribonuclease P protein subunit p25-like protein: protein MGEPRGQTKGSNAGSSPVLEPQSASFNPDVPSSSLSPKLAQSNFRRVSRTEDSSPYPIPGLAPDILHMRVKEGSKIRNLLRFATARMQGDGKDSNETSLRQVVFTGSGRGVTKTITCVEILKRKVGELHQVSKLYYKTVNEVWESSQQGEPGVTVQRTVPAICILLSKDPLDPQEPGYQPPETLSVPTEDAERRRALLRPAHSPSSQHTAKRVCLDDWSVCSPWTSP from the coding sequence ATGGGTGAACCCAGGGGTCAGACGAAGGGTTCAAATGCTGGAAGCAGCCCTGTATTGGAACCGCAGTCTGCTTCGTTCAACCCTGATGTCCCATCTTCATCTTTGTCTCCAAAACTTGCCCAGAGCAACTTCAGGAGAGTCAGTCGCACAGAGGACAGCAGCCCCTATCCGATCCCTGGCCTAGCACCAGACATCCTGCACATGCGAGTGAAAGAAGGAAGCAAGATCCGCAATTTGCTACGGTTTGCAACAGCTCGCATGCAAGGGGATGGGAAAGACAGCAATGAGACATCACTGAGACAAGTGGTCTTCACTGGCTCAGGTAGAGGAGTCACAAAGACCATCACCTGTGTGGAGATTCTGAAACGTAAAGTGGGGGAGCTCCACCAGGTGTCCAAGCTCTACTACAAGACAGTGAATGAGGTCTGGGAGAGTTCACAACAAGGAGAACCAGGTGTAACCGTGCAGAGGACAGTCCCTGCCATCTGTATCCTGCTCTCTAAAGACCCTCTGGATCCACAGGAGCCTGGATACCAACCCCCCGAAACCCTGAGTGTTCCCACAGAGGACGCAGAGAGACGCAGAGCTCTGCTCAGGCCAGCTCACAGTCCCTCCTCACAGCACACAGCCAAGAGAGTCTGTCTGGATGACTGGAGTGTGTGTTCTCCATGGACGTCTCCATGA